DNA sequence from the Salminus brasiliensis chromosome 3, fSalBra1.hap2, whole genome shotgun sequence genome:
AactccacaaacatttttaaaaatctgtaaaaaaaataaaaaatactctAAATTAGGCAGGTTTGGAAAAACAACCAGTTATCACAATGATAACTGCACTATAAAAATATCATATGGCCCCCCAAAAAATATaccaaatataaatgtaaactatttcaaatatacatttttcaaaatgtaGTGCCTTTTTTTTTCGCAGACACAATCAACCTGGACAGATTCCTCTCCTGTTACATAATAAAACAGTACCAAAGCCAGCATGTTAGGTGGAGTCCGATGAACCAAGCCATATGATGACCAAGTCACGTGACCTGCACCAGCAGTAACCTGACGTACAATACTGCAGGATTGCTAAACAAACTTCGCTGAGGTCCACTGCTGAGAGTTTACATTAGGATAAGGTATTACAGATGAGGTATAGTGTGTGACTCAATTTGAACCCACTGTTTGGTCAAAAACACAGATAAGCAACATTCTATGCgaaaaaatgtaaacacactgtaaacaggCTCTTCATAATACCACAGATGTGCTCCAGCTTGAGCTGTGTTCTTTACCCAAACCAAGAGCCAGGAGATTCTAATGTATTCTGCTCTAAGAGAGGTGGGACTGCAGTGTTTAGATCAGCCATATCTGTATTGTACGGTATTGTACACATACCCCCCCGGTGCTTTTGTACTAGATCCCAACGACATCGTCATGTAACACAAGCCAAGGGACCAATGGAAATCTGCTGTCCATCTTGACAGGCTGTACCGACTGCTTGTTTAGTGTTTATCCCTCTCCCTCGCCAACATGTTCAAACTCGCTATAGGTATCATTGATCTGACAATGCTAGGAAACGCTGGGCTGGATGCTGGCACCAGTGATTTAGGGATTACGCGCTGTGATCAATCACAGGACTAGTCTACATAAAAAGACCTTCAGCTGTATTTTAAAGCCCAGCCTGAGGGACAGTTTTGCAGATAATGATTAATCCTACTTCTGGACTAAATGACCCTGCGAGGATCAACTCCTCACAAAACATGCTCTGCTGTTCCTAGGtaggacaagctttacagaacaatTTGGAAAAATCTGAATTCAAATAAAGGAAAATGCAGCTCACAACCCACAAGCTATTacaagtataagatccttgaggaacttttggaggttcttcaatgaAAGAACCTTCAACTATGgttgggcaatatggtaaaaatactgtatcacgatatttaaagatttttttttcgtgatacacaatatttatcacgatacatgtaatcacagacgaAAAACATCTGTAGCTACAGATTCTTagaaactactattcagatccagTGATTTTGTTTTCAACATTTGtggctcttcatctaattaacccagtctaattacactgttggtaatgaaacgtgcagctgatcagtgtttattaagcactaacagtgtcCTCGATATGCTTtgaaaagcatactgtgtatcacgataacaaactTTCGCGATACGatcaaatattgtcatattgctcaGCTCTACCTTCAAGAAAAAGGGTTTCAAAAGAAAAAGGCTCATTGAAGATTCATCAAAGCACctgaagaggttcctccacagtgttaaactgaagaacctccaaaacttcCACaaagatcttatacttttaatagTGTACATTTAGAGTACATTACTACATTCGATTCTTTTTTACTCTGAATGCTCGTGAAAGACCACGCTAGACTGGATCTATTGGTAATCAAACTACTCACATGCCTTCTGTTTTGGCCATAATGTTGGGGTCCTTGTTGGAGCAAGGCTGCCCAAAGTGTGATGATGTGTGATTTGGGCTGCCCCACTTCCTCAACCAATGAGAGAACAAGAATATTTGTATACCTTCTGGCTTTCAGCCCACCACCTTGCAAGAGTAACTTCAGCCATGCCTCTGCAGCTAGCGATGCTAAAACTAGTGATGTCCcaatcagattcagattcatcATTCCTAACGTTCGTCATACAGTCTGAAGGCAGAAGTGGTTACCCACACTGGATAGTCCTGGCCTGGTTGGTGTCCAGCATGATAAATCATGAGGGACAGCTAAGCTTGAATCGGGATCTAGGAATGTTTGAATGAATTAATTGggtcctttgtttttaccgctgagTCGCTGTGTTAGAACTTCGTCAACAGACATTATTCCCCACCTAGAGCAGTTCTCAGAAGACAACACAGCAGTCTAGAGGCTGCAGTGTGGAACATCACTGTTTTACAGTGAAACATCAACATCTGTAAGACATGTTTCGACACCAAAATGGTCATTTAAAGCAtaactaatactactaataactgTATAAATcggaagtatatatatatatgttacatgttgttttatttatgaaaCCCGAGAGTCAGATTGGATTGGTATTGGCCAATATTCTGAATATTCAGAGTGATCcctgtacatacacatacaaaatgatgtattatatatatatatatatatatatatatatatatatatatatatataatatatatgtatatattatattatatatatatattatgtagtATATAAGTCTATCTTTAATAAATAGCTCATCTAAAAGTGGGTCTTTTCAGAGTGTTTTTTTGCAAGTGTTCTGTGAAACCTGTCCAACTCGGCAGCATTTGTAGTTGTGGATAGTGCAACTGAAAGTCTAAATCAGAAAATCTAAGTCTAATCTAATCTGGGCTAACATTATCTTCTGCTAATAAAATATTTCCCTTTTTCCCGAAGAAAGGTGCATATAAACACCCACACGATACAAGTAAAACTTCATTTTGCTCATCTCTCCTCCTTAAACAACCCTGTCCTCTCCTTGGCCGTTTGCTTTAGCCATAGGCAACGTCCTTGTGCTGTAAAAGCTATTGACGTGTTTGGCCATTCTCTTGTTTACAACATCATGGTAGGAAGTATCTGTCTGGACAAAAGCACTTCCAGCCACTTCTCCATCCGGCACATCAACTGGAACCTTCTCCAAGTCCACCGGCTGCCACAGCTTTGGGTGGAAGCAGCAGTAATAGAGCGTTTTGATCAAGAGACCTGTGCCGTACGACAGGGGGATgaagatgagaagaaagagggTGTAGGGTTGTGTTTTTTCTGGATCCCTGAGCCACCACCACGTGAACAGCAGAATCCCACTGTCCGTAATAACAAAGCAGTGATAAATAGCACTCCTCCCTCTGGTCTTACCTTCTGCCACATTAAACCAGCTGAAGTACCATATAAGCCCTACGGTGGCCCTGTAGAGCCATTCCCCAGCACGACTGTCCATGAAGTTGGTGTCCTGCAGACAGGCCCAGAGGACGAACGCAGGCCAAAGACAGAGGAAGTGAACGGCAACGTAGTGGGGCAGGACGGAGGTGAAAAGAGCCACGGTGACCACTCTGGGGGCGATCAGCAGCAGGTTCCACAGGAAGTAAACTGCGGAAGAGAGCCATCCCTG
Encoded proteins:
- the xkr8.3 gene encoding XK-related protein 8.3; protein product: MECFPRYSWLDFLFAVVGVCTFLFDVGSDVWLAREFYQHGEVFWFSALLGFMLVSSVVVQMFSWFWIQYDSQLENYEFKTSGRRVILFGDSKRVKLTCLLHICQLGFLLRHISAIWLGFCVWWRKEKGSEYAVYLTHDLSMLRLIETFCESAPQLSLMIYIMLDTNQARTIQCVSTIASTTSIAWMVVDYHRSLRSFLPEKSKQGWLSSAVYFLWNLLLIAPRVVTVALFTSVLPHYVAVHFLCLWPAFVLWACLQDTNFMDSRAGEWLYRATVGLIWYFSWFNVAEGKTRGRSAIYHCFVITDSGILLFTWWWLRDPEKTQPYTLFLLIFIPLSYGTGLLIKTLYYCCFHPKLWQPVDLEKVPVDVPDGEVAGSAFVQTDTSYHDVVNKRMAKHVNSFYSTRTLPMAKANGQGEDRVV